Proteins from one Triticum aestivum cultivar Chinese Spring chromosome 7A, IWGSC CS RefSeq v2.1, whole genome shotgun sequence genomic window:
- the LOC123152852 gene encoding uncharacterized protein: MTTACFLLASVLIVVARRFTDLDSQTRPTPLLASSRSGASMNHSSASAQREDERGDAHGPAAEAMTGAQVEAALNRKNVEVLQGEEEEHLATVLPDDTIGEGALDLDGGEDASWVPDQGTGVFVPADANADADDHCGGAHPATPHLYGGATPGGSTASVLELDQAVFVREEEMEDVERPAMDLTDANGGSNN; encoded by the exons atGACAACGGCGTGCTTTCTGCTCGCTTCAGTGCTGATAGTCGTGGCTAGGAGgtttacggatctggat AGCCAGACCAGGCCCACGCCTCTTCTTGCCTCCTCCAG GAGCGGGGCCAGCATGAACCACTCCTCGGCCAGCGCGCAGCGTGAGGACGAGCGCGGGGACGCCCATGGTCCGGCGGCGGAGGCGATGACCGGGGCGCAGGTGGAGGCCGCGCTGAACCGCAAGAACGTCGAGGTGCtccagggcgaggaggaggagcacctcgccacGGTGCTGCCGGACGACACCATCGGCGAGGGCGCGCTGGACCTGGACGGCGGCGAGGACGCGTCGTGGGTGCCTGACCAGGGCACGGGCGTCTTCGTCCCCGCCGATGCCAATGCTGACGCTGACGACCACTGCGGCGGCGCTCATCCCGCCACACCGCACCTGTACGGAGGCGCCACTCCGGGTGGGTCGACGGCGTCGGTGCTGGAGCTGGACCAGGCGGTGTTCGTgcgggaggaggagatggaggacgTGGAGAGGCCCGCCATGGACCTCACCGATGCCAACGGCGGCAGCAACAACTAG